In Gopherus flavomarginatus isolate rGopFla2 chromosome 5, rGopFla2.mat.asm, whole genome shotgun sequence, one DNA window encodes the following:
- the IRF7 gene encoding interferon regulatory factor 7 — MAASESEGGSQKLRFACWLIKQINSKNYEGLRWVDKDHTQFRIPWKHTSRKDINPNDYKIFKAWAITSGKYNEKLKDLAKWKTNFRCALRSTNMFLMVQDNSKTSEDPHKVYEIISPSPDAVTAANALTTKNNNLHDSKEDIHPHSEEAPNLHHRMPQELQPQIELDLEMLSLENPPQEMDSGQNERPAYDPGRNPPQGYTTNNSASNGYQCSPDTLQWILQQCNLTQNDCSPQQLPWALDGGLDHRSEEVPYEDSPGYPNQHIGHNSYSQQGSGVANGPVENYHQSVGQWVTQTMAETQTMQNAYGPSAASLLQQPLPSSTVPVMSQLLNNAAEVLFEGRPHYNNHAGVQSTFLSEAPTGNTVIYPTLNGLGENSYQPANQWAAPAVLEQNRFTQPAAPLPEQYPPPNTAPSRTNTETIPPNMDITIYYRGKSLHEVQVATSSCLFTYNNEDPTMVPGCAHVVHFPSPDELPDQKQVQFTRQLLLNAGLLLEQKHKKIYAKRLKKCKVFWVLSRQLANMAQNPESKLLPRGTEMEIFDYEVFSKELKDFKEHQRAASPDFTIYLCFGQCFSKSKPKESMLILVKLVPKFCEYFHDMVLREGASSLNSGNVSLQLSSCFNSLYDLIEQYNMQID, encoded by the exons ATGGCTGCATCCGAGAGCGAGGG gggttctcaaaaatTACGGTTTGCCTGCTGGCTGATTAAGCAGATCAACAGCAAAAACTACGAGGGGCTCCGCTGGGTAGACAAGGACCACACTCAGTTTCGCATCCCCTGGAAACACACTTCCAGGAAGGATATCAACCCTAACGACTACAAGATTTTCAAG GCCTGGGCCATAACCAGCGGAAAGTACAATGAAAAGCTGAAAGATCTAGCCAAGTGGAAAACCAACTTCCGCTGTGCCCTGAGAAGCACAAATATGTTCCTGATGGTGCAGGATAACTCAAAGACCTCCGAGGACCCTCACAAAGTATATGAAATCATCAGCCCAAGCCCTGATGCTGTGACAGCTGCTAATGCCCTGACTACTAAAA ACAATAACCTGCATGACAGTAAAGAAGACATCCACCCCCATTCTGAAGAAGCCCCTAATCTGCACCACCGTATGCCACAGGAACTACAG CCCCAGATAGAATTAGATTTGGAGATGTTGTCACTAGAAAACCCTCCCCAAG AGATGGATAGTGGGCAGAACGAAAGACCAGCCTACGACCCTGGCAGGAATCCGCCCCAGGGCTACACCACCAATAATTCGGCATCAAACGGCTACCAGTGCAGCCCCGACACACTCCAGTGGATTCTGCAACAGTGCAACTTAACCCAGAATGACTGCAGCCCGCAGCAGCTGCCATGGGCTCTGGATGGAGGTTTAGATCACCGCTCAG AGGAAGTGCCATATGAAGACAGCCCAGGCTATCCAAACCAACATATTGGCCATAATAGCTACTCACAGCAGGGGAGCGGAGTGGCAAATGGACCAGTGGAGAACTATCACCAATCAGTTGGCCAGTGGGTGACCCAAACAATGGCTGAGACCCAAACCATGCAAAATGCTTATGGCCCTTCTGCTGCCTCACTTCTACAGCAGCCCCTCCCATCCAGCACAGTTCCTGTCATGAGTCAGCTTCTTAATAATGCAG CGGAAGTCCTGTTTGAGGGGAGACCTCACTACAATAACCACGCTGGCGTTCAAAGCACTTTCCTGAGTGAAGCACCTACAGGAAACACAGTGATCTATCCAACGCTGAATGGCCTGGGAGAGAACAGTTATCAGCCGGCCAATCAGTGGGCAGCCCCAGCAGTGCTGGAGCAGAACAGGTTCacccagcctgctgcccctctcccagagcagtATCCTCCTCCCAACACAGCACCATCGCGGACCAATACAG AAACCATTCCTCCCAATATGGACATCACCATCTATTACCGAGGGAAGTCACTCCACGAGGTGCAGGTGGCCACCAGCAGCTGCCTGTTCACGTACAATAACGAAGACCCTACCATGGTCCCAGGGTGCGCGCATGTGGTCCATTTCCCAAGCCCAGATGAGCTGCCTGACCAGAAGCAGGTCCAGTTCACCAGGCAGCTGCTCCTGAACgcagggctgctgctggagcagaagCACAAGAAGATCTATGCCAAGCGCCTGAAAAAATGCAAGGTCTTCTGGGTCCTCTCCAGGCAACTGGCAAACATGGCTCAGAACCCTGAGTCCAAGCTGCTGCCACGTGGCACAGAGATGGAGATCTTCGACTATGAGGTGTTCTCAAAGG AGCTGAAGGATTTTAAGGAACATCAAAGGGCTGCATCTCCCGACTTCACCATCTACCTTTGCTTTGGGCAGTGCTTCTCCAAATCCAAGCCCAAGGAGTCCATGTTAATCCTGGTGAAG CTGGTGCCTAAGTTCTGTGAGTATTTCCATGACATGGTGCTGCGGGAGGGAGCCTCGTCCCTGAACAGCGGGAATGTGAGCCTCCAGCTGTCCAGCTGCTTCAACAGCTTGTATGACCTCATTGAGCAGTACAACATGCAGATTGACTGA